A section of the Prevotella melaninogenica genome encodes:
- a CDS encoding glycoside hydrolase family 19 protein, with amino-acid sequence METGKIRLDVYKHETGNQEEKSPKPSPVYSTSCPVNSTGIYKFSLTLAAPPYKEGTAYKVVVSWIFSSQSSNGNVNNNTDRQTSKESKQYILKGKEVLFSVKRNIPTPKAEPSKANVNRTEPEKGGCPRCSAPITAEQLKEVFPKTSETTRIKIAEAYNKHMRYFKMDTCWNKAHFFAQAKIEVGDSFNIKTESFNYSARRMKGRDNVNGKHWVQGNTQTRQGGYFTDGESKASPYSYMVSHPDLAEKYGRKDLYRYNDQGIQAANEEMIANIVYDDKNCSQKRKLGNTQVGDGWRFRGRGMIQITGREAYTHANKYTEELLRKNIINSDKDASLVGSDIEVAMVTCMAFWSKEKGLSTRSNGQKDVDIISRRIGNKVGSKKETNYDLKRNSFNNITSKLFRVSDCIIKSKKDNSSSTQEDKDLKIEQGIRWLESICIPLEQVGKVKYKVPYVQDGNRILESGAKQWTAQN; translated from the coding sequence ATGGAAACCGGCAAGATACGTCTGGATGTATATAAGCACGAAACAGGCAACCAAGAAGAGAAAAGCCCCAAGCCATCACCTGTATATAGTACCAGTTGTCCTGTCAATAGTACGGGTATCTATAAGTTCTCTTTGACGTTGGCAGCGCCTCCGTACAAGGAAGGTACAGCCTACAAGGTTGTTGTCTCATGGATTTTCAGTAGTCAGTCTTCCAACGGAAATGTAAATAATAATACTGACAGACAGACCTCAAAGGAATCCAAACAATACATACTTAAAGGGAAAGAAGTCCTCTTCTCTGTCAAGCGGAATATCCCCACGCCAAAGGCAGAACCCAGCAAGGCGAATGTTAATCGCACAGAACCAGAAAAGGGTGGATGTCCACGCTGTAGTGCTCCAATTACAGCAGAGCAGCTTAAAGAGGTTTTCCCAAAAACTTCAGAAACAACACGTATAAAAATTGCTGAAGCTTATAATAAGCACATGAGGTATTTTAAGATGGATACCTGTTGGAATAAAGCACATTTCTTTGCACAGGCGAAGATAGAAGTGGGAGATTCTTTTAATATTAAGACCGAAAGTTTCAACTACTCCGCAAGGCGTATGAAAGGGAGAGACAATGTTAATGGTAAACATTGGGTACAAGGTAATACTCAAACAAGACAGGGTGGTTATTTTACAGATGGTGAATCAAAAGCATCACCATATTCTTATATGGTAAGTCATCCGGATTTAGCAGAAAAATATGGTCGTAAGGACTTGTATAGATATAATGACCAAGGTATCCAGGCTGCAAATGAAGAGATGATAGCCAATATTGTATATGATGACAAAAATTGCTCACAGAAAAGAAAATTAGGTAATACTCAAGTTGGAGATGGATGGCGCTTTAGAGGGAGAGGAATGATACAGATTACTGGTCGTGAAGCCTACACTCACGCAAACAAATATACAGAAGAACTTTTACGTAAAAATATTATAAACTCAGACAAGGATGCTAGTCTTGTAGGGAGTGATATAGAAGTAGCAATGGTAACCTGTATGGCATTTTGGTCAAAGGAAAAAGGATTGTCTACAAGATCTAATGGACAAAAAGATGTGGATATTATTTCTAGGAGAATAGGAAATAAAGTTGGCTCAAAAAAAGAGACAAATTATGATTTAAAAAGGAATAGTTTCAACAATATTACATCTAAGTTGTTTAGAGTAAGTGATTGCATCATCAAATCGAAGAAAGATAATTCTTCATCTACTCAAGAAGATAAGGATCTAAAAATAGAACAAGGCATCAGATGGCTGGAAAGTATCTGTATACCTTTAGAGCAGGTAGGTAAGGTGAAGTATAAGGTCCCATATGTTCAAGATGGTAATCGTATTCTGGAAAGTGGTGCAAAACAATGGACTGCTCAGAACTAG
- a CDS encoding peptidoglycan-binding domain-containing protein, translating into MFAHVSLPGCKGISVNCRFYYNGYEGKTYLSPLTPMTLSAAGKVKIALSLSGDQLKKIIEDRKRFSNGQKIRIYLELSSRHWIENLTKASQHPILFNDKIEFRSIVIYKDSDCKETLQGGIADSGSTVYVHVSTSNIEIGKIRLDVYKHETSASKEKSSEPSPVYSTSCPVNSTGIYKFSLSLAKPPYEEGIAYKVIASWSKDNRSIGDSGYHSSWELITISRKQSETPNNVSLTNIERNNAYNCKGKYCLKKGDKGKLIEEINIRLAGFGGCLPSDEFTELTEKCVRQFQRDYMQIEPTGVVCGSFLVALDDLRSKYSVDFNRSKCNCGGCKGFGNQLYLSERGNSKILEMYRKYEYPGIHRSLWWALKAVMFYLANKEQNMNISLLYIFSGYRCHNNNRIHRRKSTNHMGKAMDLHFYHTNDKHKRQIQNNKTIEEIRSKIFHTYLKAGNDWKIKNIFNLESTRMGATTWVHFDVRTFDLKYLSDHLFANSLQNANGPTILEYAKSLDKGGICNCINSSLPVNKPTKSNNIKNDFNLSDAREALQYIYNTYGRDMAIIIERMFRGETAHFASVQYKKCGTCGMEAHGDAPYYGWDSNFFEKYLEYKPVGIYEMYESKGLSGKGGNAQDTSKPKKYIIMPSVKATMEYLVYYIRKHNNNYARWHSTKASAQEAYRSHLQGIVPRIVKSFEE; encoded by the coding sequence GTGTTTGCACATGTATCTTTGCCGGGCTGTAAGGGTATATCTGTTAATTGTCGCTTTTACTATAATGGATATGAAGGAAAGACATATCTATCACCTCTTACTCCAATGACCTTGTCTGCTGCAGGGAAAGTAAAGATTGCCCTTTCCCTTTCAGGCGACCAGTTAAAGAAGATAATAGAAGACCGTAAGCGTTTCAGCAATGGGCAGAAAATAAGGATATATCTGGAACTGAGTTCTCGTCATTGGATAGAAAACCTTACAAAGGCTTCACAGCACCCTATCCTGTTCAATGACAAAATAGAGTTCCGCAGCATAGTCATTTATAAAGATTCTGATTGCAAAGAAACACTGCAGGGTGGTATTGCTGACAGCGGGAGTACGGTATATGTGCATGTGTCTACATCCAATATAGAGATAGGCAAAATACGTTTGGATGTGTATAAGCACGAAACAAGTGCTAGCAAAGAGAAAAGTTCAGAGCCATCACCTGTATATAGTACCAGTTGTCCTGTCAATAGTACGGGTATCTACAAGTTTTCTTTATCGTTAGCTAAACCTCCATACGAAGAAGGTATAGCTTATAAAGTAATAGCCTCATGGTCAAAAGATAATCGAAGTATTGGCGACAGTGGTTATCATAGTAGCTGGGAGTTAATAACGATATCCAGAAAACAAAGCGAAACCCCGAATAATGTAAGCTTAACAAATATAGAAAGAAATAATGCTTATAACTGTAAAGGAAAGTATTGTCTCAAGAAGGGAGATAAAGGAAAACTAATAGAGGAAATAAATATTCGATTAGCTGGTTTTGGAGGGTGCCTTCCTTCTGATGAATTTACGGAATTAACGGAGAAGTGTGTACGCCAATTCCAACGTGATTATATGCAAATAGAACCAACTGGTGTTGTGTGTGGTTCTTTCTTAGTAGCATTAGATGATTTAAGAAGTAAATATTCTGTTGATTTTAATAGATCAAAATGCAATTGTGGAGGCTGTAAAGGATTTGGTAATCAATTATATTTATCAGAACGCGGAAATTCTAAAATTTTAGAGATGTATCGTAAATATGAATACCCTGGTATTCATCGAAGTTTATGGTGGGCTTTAAAAGCAGTTATGTTCTACTTAGCTAATAAAGAACAGAATATGAATATTTCTCTTCTATATATATTTTCGGGATACAGGTGTCATAATAATAATAGAATCCATCGTAGGAAAAGTACGAATCATATGGGCAAGGCAATGGATTTACATTTTTATCATACAAATGATAAACATAAAAGACAGATACAGAATAACAAAACAATTGAAGAAATTCGTTCAAAGATATTTCATACATATCTTAAAGCAGGAAATGATTGGAAAATCAAAAATATTTTTAATTTAGAATCAACACGAATGGGAGCCACGACTTGGGTTCATTTTGATGTTAGAACATTTGACTTAAAATATTTGTCAGACCATCTCTTTGCAAATAGTCTCCAAAATGCAAATGGACCAACGATACTAGAATATGCAAAATCACTTGATAAAGGTGGAATCTGTAACTGTATAAATTCATCATTACCTGTCAACAAACCTACAAAGTCTAACAATATAAAAAATGACTTTAACCTTTCAGATGCTCGTGAGGCTCTTCAATATATTTATAACACATATGGGCGAGATATGGCTATAATAATTGAAAGAATGTTTAGAGGTGAAACTGCTCATTTTGCTTCTGTTCAGTATAAAAAATGTGGAACTTGTGGTATGGAAGCTCATGGAGATGCCCCATATTACGGCTGGGACTCAAACTTCTTTGAGAAGTATCTAGAGTATAAGCCTGTTGGTATATATGAAATGTATGAATCAAAAGGATTAAGTGGAAAAGGAGGAAATGCTCAAGATACAAGTAAGCCAAAAAAGTATATAATTATGCCTTCTGTGAAGGCAACAATGGAATATTTAGTTTATTATATAAGAAAGCATAACAATAATTATGCAAGGTGGCATAGTACAAAAGCGAGTGCACAGGAAGCTTACAGAAGTCATCTGCAAGGTATTGTACCACGCATAGTTAAATCATTTGAAGAATAA
- a CDS encoding ankyrin repeat domain-containing protein: MKAIKEGNISDFEKNIKHIKNIDSLFHTDTDHSYTLLGYACLYQNKHIVQRLIGMKADMECVYSDDMYCYDVLYMAVDKGNAELVKLFLSLGANANVAYNEDGLCPLVMSCSMNSYPVTCLLLQYGAKANGLGNLGGDYITYPLMVAVDKNNINMVKILLKYGAKTKVKNRSGMSPLSIARHHKNVAMIKLLEKSR, from the coding sequence ATGAAGGCAATAAAAGAAGGGAATATATCTGACTTTGAAAAGAACATTAAACATATAAAGAATATTGACTCCTTGTTTCATACAGATACTGACCATTCCTATACGCTGTTAGGTTATGCATGTCTTTATCAGAACAAGCACATTGTCCAAAGACTCATAGGAATGAAGGCTGATATGGAATGTGTGTACTCTGATGATATGTATTGCTATGATGTGCTATATATGGCAGTAGATAAGGGGAATGCCGAGTTGGTAAAGTTATTTCTGTCATTAGGAGCCAACGCTAACGTGGCTTATAATGAAGATGGACTTTGCCCTTTGGTAATGAGCTGTAGTATGAACAGTTATCCTGTTACTTGCCTTCTTTTACAATATGGAGCAAAGGCAAATGGCTTGGGTAACCTTGGTGGAGACTATATAACTTATCCTCTGATGGTTGCAGTGGATAAGAATAATATAAACATGGTGAAAATCTTATTGAAGTATGGAGCAAAGACAAAGGTGAAGAATAGAAGCGGAATGTCTCCCCTTTCCATTGCTCGTCATCATAAGAATGTTGCAATGATAAAACTATTGGAAAAGTCACGATAG